GTTACCCGCTGGGGAAATGATTCACCGGAATACCGCGAGCTCTCTTCAAAAATGCTGACAACTTTTCTGTTGACAATGCACGGAACTCCTTACTACTATTTTGGTGATGAACTGGGAATGGACAACATCAAATTCGACAGCATCAGCGATTACCGGGACATCGAAACCCTGCATATTTATGAGCACATCAAGGAAACCGGTGGTGACTTGCAGCGCTTCCTGAATAACGAGAAAATGATTGCGCGCGATAATGGCCGAACACCTTTTCAATGGGATACCACAGCCAATGCTGGTTTTACTTCCGGGACACCGTGGATAAAAGTAAACCCAAATTACAAAACGGTAAATGAAGCGGTGGAAGAAAAAGATCCCAATTCTACCCTCAACTATTTCCGCAAAATGGTTCAGTTCCGGAAAAACAACCTCATAATGGTTTACGGGAAATATGAATTGCTCGATAAAGACAATCCCAACGTGTATGCATATACCCGGGAACTCAACGGTCGCAAAATGCTCATCCTGCTCAACTTCACCAATCATCAGGCAGAAGCTCATCTTCCGGTAAACATGAAGAATGCCAAACAACTAATTGGCAACTACTCGGGAACAGCTGAAAATGAAAATCCATTATCGTTGAGACCTTACGAAGCCAAAGTTTACCAACTCTGATTTGAGGATTTTACCTCGACACCAAAGCTGACATGTTTTCCACCACAAGGGCTCCTGCATTTGGAGCCCTTTTTTGTTTATAATGATTCCAAAATTCAATTAACTTAAATTGATATAATCCAGCAGTAATTTTTTTAAATATTTTTATTGTGTTAATTAAACACAATGAGAATATCATAGTCTAACAGAAAATTATCTGAGACACATGATTACTAACGAGACTAACCAAACCATTTATTATCAGTTTTTGATAAGCGATCTCTCCGATTTCGTCACTCCGGACATAATTGTCCTCACCCCTGTATTTGTCCCTTTATCAAATAAATCTAATTCCTAAATAAATACTCAACCTAATCATGAAACAAATGAGAAACCAACTTTTTCTATTCCTGATTACTTTGCTCCTGATGAGTTTTTCATCCATGGCGCAACAAGCGTTGTGGGGAGGCCCCAACATCGTATCTCCTGAAATCAATAAAGACCACACCGTTACATTTCGTATTCAGGCTCCCGATGCCAAAGACGTTAAATTATCAGGCGACTGGATGCCCCGACAGGGATGGATTCCGGGCTCGGCCGATATGACCAAAGACACTGCCGGAATATGGACATACACTACGGATGTTTTATCTCCTGAATTATATAGCTACAACGTCGTTATCGACGGCGTAAAAACAACCGACCCAAATAATGTTTACCTGATTCGCGATGTGGCATCGGTATTCAATGTTTTTCTGATTGACGGCGGTCAGGCCGATTTGTACAAAATCAATGATGTCCCGCACGGAAGGGTAGCCAGATGTTGGTATGATTCGCCAGGAAACAATATGACTCGCCGGATGACTATCTACACTCCTCCCGGTTATGAAAATAGCAAAGAGAAATACCCTGTTTTATACCTGCTTCATGGAATGGGTGGCGATGAGGAAGCCTGGATTGCACTGGGAAGAACCGCCCAAATCATGGATAACCTGATTGCCCAGGGAAAAGCCAAACCGATGCTCGTGGTCATGCCTAACGGGAACGTGGCCCAGCAAGCTGCTCCGGGCGAGTCGCCTAAAGGCTTTTACAAACCAACGATGCAGTTGCCACACACCATGGACGGCCAATACGAAGCAACTTTCAAGGACATTATCAATTTTGTCGAAAGCAATTACCGCGTGCAGGCCAACAAAGCCGGACGTGCTATTGCAGGACTTTCTATGGGCGGTTTTCATTCGCTACACATTTCCCGTTATTATCCAAACACCTTCGACTATATCGGACTTTTCTCTCCGGCCATCATGCCTGACCCGAAAGTTCAGTCTAAAGTTTATGCCGATTTTGATGCCACGCTGAAAAAACAGATGGAAAACGGCTATAAACTCTACTGGATTGGAATCGGGAAAGAAGACTTCCTGTACAAATATGTGAAGGAATACAGAGAAAAACTGGATGCAATGGGAATGCCGTACGTCTACCGCGAAAGCGATGGAGGCCACATCTGGAAAAACTGGCGCATTTATCTCTCGGAGTTTGCTCCCAAACTATTCAATTAAACACGTAATTCGCAATCTCATTATTGTGAAAAGCATAAGCAATTATAGTTTACCAATATAGTCTCTCAACCCATGCTTCTTTGCCTGTGCTGAAATCGATCAGCATTCTGGCAAAGAAGCATTGATTTACCAGTGACACCTAAACCCAAACTAACTGAACTTAAGATGGACGACCTTACCAGAAGAGAATTTTTCCGTCGGACAGCATTTGGAATTCTTCCGGCTCTGGCCTTACCTCGCCTTATTTATGCTTCGTTCCCATTCACCTCTACCGATATAAAAGTGGAGACTGCCTTTGGAAAACTTCTCGGAAGCAGAACGGAAGGCGTAAATATTTTCAAAGGCGTCCCTTACGCAGGAAGTGTCTCCAGAGAACGGCGTTTTTTAACGCCAGCCCCGTTAAAAGCATGGACCGGAGTGAGAGAAGCTAAACGACTGGGACCTCCTTCTATTCAGGGTCCCAATCAAACATACGGTATCGATGAACCGAATCCTGCAGAGGATTGCCTGACACTCAATATCTGGACTCCCGCCAACGATAATAAAAAGCGGCCGGTAATGGTGTACAGTCATGGTGGGGGTTATACACACGGCTCCGCCGGAAGTGTGGCTCAGGATGGTTCTAACCTCGCCAGAATGTACGATGTCGTGGTGGTTGCCACTAATCACCGGTTGGGTTTACTCGGATATCTTTATCTCGATGAAATTGCCGGTGATGAATACGCCGGTTCAGGAAATCGCGGTGTTCAGGATATCGCTATCGCGCTGAAATGGGTGAATGAGAATATTTCTGCGTTTGGAGGCGATCCGAACAATGTCATGATCTTCGGTGAATCAGGTGGCGGATTGAAAACTTCCTGCCTGTATGCCATGCCCGAAGCGGCTCCCTATTTTCATAAAGCCTCCATCGAAAGCGGACCGGGTGTAATGATGAAAACAGCTGATGTCGCAGCTGAAACCACCGAGTTGTTACTGAAACAACTGGGAATAGCACGTAACGACTGGAGGAAACTCTTAAAACTTCCTCCTTCGGTACTTCTCGATGCGCAAGAGCAACTGCGAAAGATGGGAGACCTCTCTCAAATAGCCGGTTTCCATGGCATTGGTGCAGCCGGCAAAGGTGGGTTCGGTCCGGTGGTGGACGGAGTGGTCCTACCTACTCATCCGTTTGATCCGGTAGCCCCTTCCCTTTCGAAAGAAAAACCGTTGTTGGTCGGTTGGAACGAAGATGAATTTATCTTTTTTGCCATGTTCTCAGGCGATACAGAAGCCTTCCAACTAACGGAGGAAAAATTGCATCAACGAATTGAGTCTATTCTGGGAGATAAAGCGCGATTGGTTGTCGACACCTACCGGAAAGCTTACCCCAAAGCCACACCAACCCAGCTTTTCATTGCCATTCGCTCCATCCTGGTTATGGGATTGGGTTCCATTACCATCGCCGAAAGGAAAACACAACAGGAAGGTGCTCTTGCGTACCTCTACAACTTCGGGTACAAATCGGACTTGAAGGTTCCGGGTACGGATTATGAATTTGGCTCGATGCACGCGATGGACATTCCTTTTAAGTTTCACAACATCAATAATGTGCTGGATAAATCGGGTCACCGAAGTTCCGGTATGGCCGGCAATCGGCCTGAGCGCTTTGCAGCTTCGGACAACATGTGCCAACTGTGGACTTCCTTCGCCCGGACGAGTGTCCCTTCAGCAAAAGAACAACCAGCCTGGCCTGCGTATAATCTGAGCACCCGCCCGCTCATGAGAATCGATACCCAATGTTCAGTAATAAACGACCGCTACAAAACGGTGCTTAAAATGTGGAGAGAAATTCTAAACTAAAATAATGATGAAAATGAATGTCAAAAATGTTTTATGTGTTGCAATCCTTATTGCAATATGGTCGGTAAATTGTTTAGGCAAAAGCGTTCATCAATCAGCTTTATTAAAATACGATAAGCAGATTGACGGCATTATCAAACAAATGACGTTGGAAGAAAAAATAAACATGCTGCATGCCAAGCACATGTTTGTTTCGGCTGGTGTAGAGCGTTTGGGAATAGCTGACATGATTTATGCCGACGGACCGTTTGGTATCCGCGAAGAAATGCAGCCCGATGGTTGGATGCCCTTAGGATGTGAAAAGGACAAAGCCACTTTTTTCCCAACCGGATCGGCGTTGGCCGCGACCTGGAGCCCGGAACTAGCTTATGCTTATGGTACCGGAATGGCCAGGGAAGCACGCTTGCGCGGAAAAGATATGATTCTTGGACCGGCCATCAATATTCAACGTATCCCAACCGGAGGGCGCACTTATGAATATTTGAGTGAAGACCCTTTTTTAAGCTCAAGACTATCGGTTGGTTATACCGAAGGAGTTCAGGATAACGGCGTAGCAACCTGCCTAAAACACTATGCGCTGAACAACCAGGAAAACAACCGGGGAACCGTAAATGTAATTGTCGGTGAACGTGCCATGCGCGAAATCTACCTGCCTCCGTTTAAAGCGGCAGTTGAAGAGGCCGATGCATATGGCGTTATGGCCGCTTACAACAAAGTGAACGGCTGGTGGTGTGCCGAAAATGATATATTACTGAATAAGATTTTACGTGACCAATGGGGCTTCGCCGGCATGGTGATTTCCGACTGGAACGGTACACACAGCACTGTTGATGCCATTAGCAACGGTCTCAATGTTGAAATGCCCACTCAAAAATACCTTGGAAAAGCCCTGCTTGATTCTGTAAAGGCAGGATTGGTATCGGAGGACATAATTGATCAGCGTGTTCGCGAAATACTCAGGGTCAGACTGGCCATTAAGCCAATCCCGAAAGAAAAAGCCAACCAGGAAATGACTTCTCAACCGGCACAGCAGAAAATTGCTTACGATGTAGCCTGCAAATCAATTGTATTGTTGAAGAATGACGGTTCACTTCCGTTAGATCTTAGCAAAAAACCTGTAATTGCAGTTATTGGAGCCAACGCCAAACAAACCATGGGACTTGGCGGAATGGGAGCAGGTGTTAAAACCTTGTATGAGGTTACACCGTTTGAGGGCCTGCAAAACAAAATTGGAGATAAAGCCGAATTGGTTTATGCAAAAGGATACGAACCGATTGTTTTCAATTTCGCTGATTTTTTCAAGAAAAAAACACCTGAGGAACTTGAAAAAGAAGCCCGCGAAAAAGAAATCACAGCCAAAAAATTAGCCGCTGAAGCCGTAGATGTAGCATCAAAAGCTGATATTGTGTTATTCATCGGTGGGGACAACAGGGCCGTGGAAAGTGAAGGAAGAGACAGGAAAGACATTAAACTTCCGTCAGGACAGGATAATTTAATTCAGGCAATTGTCAGGGTAAACCCCAATATTATTACCATACTTACAAGTGGTGCACCGAACGACCTCAATGTTGTAAAACCCGTTTCTAAAGCATTGCTTATTTCATGGTTTAACGGCACCGAAGGTGGAAATGCGTTGGCCGATGTACTGGTAGGAAATATTTCGCCGAGTGGTCGTTTGCCATTCACCCTTCCCATGAAGCTCGAAGATTCGCCGGCTTATGCCTTAGGTAATTATCCGCAGGGAAAGAAAGGTGCCGATGTCTTTGCCGATCTGGTTTCGCAAACGGAGAAAGTGGAGAAATCGAAAGACGATGCATCGGAGAAAGAATTAAAAAATGACCCGAATACGGCCATCTATTCCGAAGAATCGCTGGTCGGTTACCGCTGGTTCGACACAAAGAATATTCCTGTAATGTATCCTTTTGGCTACGGTCTTACCTATACCAATTTTGACTACACCGATTTGAAAACCGACAAGGATACCTACGGAAAGGATGATGTTATCACTGTTTCATTCAAACTGAAGAATACCGGCCCGGTAGCAGCCGACGAAATTGCTCAGGCATATGTCCATCGCATCAATCCATCCGTCGAATGGCCGAATAAAGAACTTAAAGCATTCTCGAGAGTAACTTTAAAACCGGGTGAAAGTAAAACAGTTAAACTGAATATTCCGGTAAAAAGCCTTCAATATTGGAATGAAGCAACACAGTCCTGGACCGACGACCTTTGTAATATCGAATTACAGGTTGGCGCCAATGTGTCCGATATTAAACTTCAAAAAAAGATTGCCTTAATGTAAACCTATATACTCCGGACCATTAATAATCAACCATATACTGAACCCTAATTGTATTAGAAGAAGTGGTATTGATTATTAATGGTTTACAAAATGAACCTGAAAAACATTAAAACTAACCAGTTCATGAAAACAAACCGACGTAGTTTTTTCAAAACATTAGGTGCCGGAGCAGCCGGTGCCAGCTTGGCGTCTCTTCCTTTTTCAGGAATGGCAACCGAACAACCTCCGGTGAACAACGATGACCAGCAACTCTTCATTGGCGACGATATCGCGATAGCAGAAACAGAATACGGTAAGGTTAGAGGCTTTATTCTTCGCGGAATACACCAATTTCGTGGAATTCCGTACGGAGCCGATACAGGTGGAAAGAACCGCTTTATGCCTCCGCAGAAACCGGAACCATGGAAAGAAATTCTGCCTGCCGTTTGGTGGGGAAATACGGCTCCGCAAATCATGGATGGCCGGTATGCGAACGCTTATGCTTCGTTTGTCGACCACTGGAATTACGATGATGTGAGTGAAGATTGCCTCAAGTTGAATGTCTGGACACCAGCCATCGATAAAAAGAAGAGACCTGTATTAGTTTGGTTACACGGAGGAGGCTATACCAACGGTAACGGTATTGAGCAGGATGGCTACGACGGCGAAAATTTTAGTCGTAAAGGCGATACTGTTTTTGTATCGATAAATCATCGCCTTGGTCCCATCGGTTTCTCTGATTTGTCTGGTGTAGGCGGAGAAAAATATGCCGATTCGGGTAACGTGGGGGCGCTCGATATGGTCGCTGCACTGAAATGGGTACAAAATAACATCGCCAATTTTGGCGGAGATCCTCGTAATGTAACGATCATGGGACAATCCGGCGGAGGTGCTAAAGTTTGTATTCTCACGGCGATGCCC
This Prolixibacter sp. NT017 DNA region includes the following protein-coding sequences:
- a CDS encoding esterase, whose amino-acid sequence is MRNQLFLFLITLLLMSFSSMAQQALWGGPNIVSPEINKDHTVTFRIQAPDAKDVKLSGDWMPRQGWIPGSADMTKDTAGIWTYTTDVLSPELYSYNVVIDGVKTTDPNNVYLIRDVASVFNVFLIDGGQADLYKINDVPHGRVARCWYDSPGNNMTRRMTIYTPPGYENSKEKYPVLYLLHGMGGDEEAWIALGRTAQIMDNLIAQGKAKPMLVVMPNGNVAQQAAPGESPKGFYKPTMQLPHTMDGQYEATFKDIINFVESNYRVQANKAGRAIAGLSMGGFHSLHISRYYPNTFDYIGLFSPAIMPDPKVQSKVYADFDATLKKQMENGYKLYWIGIGKEDFLYKYVKEYREKLDAMGMPYVYRESDGGHIWKNWRIYLSEFAPKLFN
- a CDS encoding carboxylesterase/lipase family protein gives rise to the protein MDDLTRREFFRRTAFGILPALALPRLIYASFPFTSTDIKVETAFGKLLGSRTEGVNIFKGVPYAGSVSRERRFLTPAPLKAWTGVREAKRLGPPSIQGPNQTYGIDEPNPAEDCLTLNIWTPANDNKKRPVMVYSHGGGYTHGSAGSVAQDGSNLARMYDVVVVATNHRLGLLGYLYLDEIAGDEYAGSGNRGVQDIAIALKWVNENISAFGGDPNNVMIFGESGGGLKTSCLYAMPEAAPYFHKASIESGPGVMMKTADVAAETTELLLKQLGIARNDWRKLLKLPPSVLLDAQEQLRKMGDLSQIAGFHGIGAAGKGGFGPVVDGVVLPTHPFDPVAPSLSKEKPLLVGWNEDEFIFFAMFSGDTEAFQLTEEKLHQRIESILGDKARLVVDTYRKAYPKATPTQLFIAIRSILVMGLGSITIAERKTQQEGALAYLYNFGYKSDLKVPGTDYEFGSMHAMDIPFKFHNINNVLDKSGHRSSGMAGNRPERFAASDNMCQLWTSFARTSVPSAKEQPAWPAYNLSTRPLMRIDTQCSVINDRYKTVLKMWREILN
- a CDS encoding glycoside hydrolase family 3 C-terminal domain-containing protein, yielding MEEKINMLHAKHMFVSAGVERLGIADMIYADGPFGIREEMQPDGWMPLGCEKDKATFFPTGSALAATWSPELAYAYGTGMAREARLRGKDMILGPAINIQRIPTGGRTYEYLSEDPFLSSRLSVGYTEGVQDNGVATCLKHYALNNQENNRGTVNVIVGERAMREIYLPPFKAAVEEADAYGVMAAYNKVNGWWCAENDILLNKILRDQWGFAGMVISDWNGTHSTVDAISNGLNVEMPTQKYLGKALLDSVKAGLVSEDIIDQRVREILRVRLAIKPIPKEKANQEMTSQPAQQKIAYDVACKSIVLLKNDGSLPLDLSKKPVIAVIGANAKQTMGLGGMGAGVKTLYEVTPFEGLQNKIGDKAELVYAKGYEPIVFNFADFFKKKTPEELEKEAREKEITAKKLAAEAVDVASKADIVLFIGGDNRAVESEGRDRKDIKLPSGQDNLIQAIVRVNPNIITILTSGAPNDLNVVKPVSKALLISWFNGTEGGNALADVLVGNISPSGRLPFTLPMKLEDSPAYALGNYPQGKKGADVFADLVSQTEKVEKSKDDASEKELKNDPNTAIYSEESLVGYRWFDTKNIPVMYPFGYGLTYTNFDYTDLKTDKDTYGKDDVITVSFKLKNTGPVAADEIAQAYVHRINPSVEWPNKELKAFSRVTLKPGESKTVKLNIPVKSLQYWNEATQSWTDDLCNIELQVGANVSDIKLQKKIALM